Proteins found in one Primulina eburnea isolate SZY01 chromosome 16, ASM2296580v1, whole genome shotgun sequence genomic segment:
- the LOC140816386 gene encoding probable prolyl 4-hydroxylase 12, with translation MATRLPILLVLLVATSFGRSSSQTGLRELRSLEINQQKGVQMKISMHPKSIDPSQVIQLLRQPRFFLYKSFLSDDECDYLISGGESTSKVDKIKVNLDVSSNSNDEIVSRVEEMISAWTFLPKENSKSLQILHFGPEDSKQSYNYFDVKSSEKFGNLLFATVILYLSNVDHGGQIIFPESEYKMWSDCVKSKNILKPSRGDAILFFNRHLNTTLDRSSFHARCPVLSGEMWCATKLFYFKGITLEKDTLQSDDADCSDEDENCPRWAAAGECERNSVFMTGSPDYYGTCRKSCNAC, from the exons ATGGCGACCCGCCTACCAATTCTCCTCGTACTTTTGGTGGCAACTTCTTTTGGTAGATCTTCATCTCAAAC CGGTCTAAGAGAATTGAGATCCTTGGAGATTAACCAACAGAAAGGAGTTCAAATGAAAATTTCAATGCATCCAAAAAGTATCGACCCATCACAAGTCATTCAACTCTTACGGCAACCAAG GTTTTTCCTCTATAAAAGCTTTCTATCCGATGACGAGTGTGATTACCTGATTTCTGGG GGTGAATCAACATCGAAAGTTGACAAGATTAAGGTCAATTTGGATGTTTCGTCAAACTCAAAT GATGAAATTGTTTCAAGAGTTGAGGAAATGATCTCTGCTTGGACTTTCCTTCCTAAAG AGAACAGTAAATCTTTGCAGATTCTGCACTTTGGGCCTGAAGACTCAAAACAAAGTTATAATTATTTTGATGTTAAATCTTCAGAGAAATTTGGTAATCTTTTATTTGCCACAGTTATATTGTATCTCTCAAATGTCGATCACGGAGGTCAGATAATTTTCCCTGAATCAGAG TACAAAATGTGGTCCGACTGTGTGaagagtaaaaatattttaaaacctaGCAGAGGGGACGCCATCTTATTCTTCAATCGACATCTCAACACCACCCTTGATCGGAGTAGTTTCCATGCCAGATGTCCTGTCCTTAGTGGTGAAATGTGGTGTGccacaaaattattttattttaaaggcaTAACCCTTGAAAAGGATACGTTGCAATCTGACGATGCTGATTGCTCCGATGAAGATGAAAATTGTCCTCGGTGGGCTGCTGCAGGAGAGTGTGAAAGGAATTCGGTTTTCATGACCGGATCTCCTGATTACTATGGTACATGTAGGAAGAGCTGCAATGCATGCTGA
- the LOC140816143 gene encoding uncharacterized protein, which translates to MGSVSGASAILHSWFVDDKGLSRDYDWFSNSNGKWPWKPLLSRSFILPKHRFTLWLTAHAKLLTRDRLPFANDKSCVLCNIQHESVQHLFFKCGFSAAIWNEIRNWLDMQKIMGSPSAILKAFRSYYRGNSTLSRMRITALASTIYYIWNARNKMMFDEVKPQIEDIVP; encoded by the coding sequence ATGGGTTCAGTCTCCGGTGCTTCTGCCATCTTACACTCTTGGTTCGTGGATGATAAGGGGCTATCTCGTGATTATGATTGGTTTAGTAATTCAAACGGAAAATGGCCATGGAAACCACTACTTAGTCGTTCTTTCATTCTCCCCAAGCACAGATTTACTCTTTGGCTCACGGCCCATGCGAAACTCCTCACTAGAGATCGTTTACCCTTTGCCAATGACAAATCGTGTGTGTTGTGCAATATTCAGCATGAATCGGTTCAACACCTGTTCTTCAAATGCGGCTTCTCGGCAGCTATTTGGAACGAGATTCGTAATTGGTTGGATATGCAGAAAATTATGGGATCACCATCTGCTATTTTGAAAGCATTCAGATCTTACTACCGAGGGAACTCGACGTTGTCTCGGATGAGGATTACTGCCCTTGCGTCTACGATTTACTACATTTGGAACGCTAGGAACAAGATGATGTTTGATGAAGTCAAGCCGCAAATTGAAGATATTGTCCCGTAG